The Zingiber officinale cultivar Zhangliang chromosome 10A, Zo_v1.1, whole genome shotgun sequence genome contains a region encoding:
- the LOC122026111 gene encoding uncharacterized protein LOC122026111: MGNCQTTDVAAVVIQHPDGTKQKASCPLSASRIMAANPGHYVAVVITVVAQRRSCSAPSAAVTADELCGKAVRYLKLLAPDEPLQVDHFYRLVSFEDVLREFGTKRQVRLSKLVATKNEIIKRPCDGESNVAASSSSVVDGEEGTQGLGFQCSGGEICFRSTKQGQWKPNLQTISETAKF; this comes from the exons ATGGGGAATTGCCAGACGACTGACGTGGCTGCCGTTGTGATCCAGCATCCGGACGGGACAAAGCAGAAAGCAAGCTGCCCGCTCTCAGCCAGCCGCATCATGGCCGCGAACCCTGGCCACTACGTCGCCGTCGTCATCACCGTCGTCGCACAGCGCCGCTCGTGCTCCGCACCCTCAGCAGCTGTCACCGCCGACGAGCTTTGCGGGAAGGCCGTTCGCTATCTCAAGTTGCTCGCCCCGGACGAGCCACTTCAAGTCGACCATTTCTACCGCCTCGTCAGCTTCGAAG ATGTGCTGCGTGAGTTCGGGACGAAGAGACAAGTAAGGCTGAGTAAGCTGGTGGCGACGAAGAATGAGATCATCAAGAGGCCGTGCGACGGCGAATCCAATGTTGCTGCCTCGTCGTCGTCG GTGGTGGACGGAGAGGAAGGAACGCAGGGATTAGGATTTCAATGCTCGGGGGGTGAAATTTGCTTTAGAAGCACAAAGCAAGGTCAATGGAAGCCGAACTTACAGACCATTTCTGAGActgcaaagttttaa